Proteins encoded by one window of Phycisphaerae bacterium:
- the rpoB gene encoding DNA-directed RNA polymerase subunit beta, translated as MGMLNLKHVRSFGRLGDSLPIPPLTEIQTQSYARFLQAEVEPGKRKAEGLEALLREVFPIESYDGNMSLQYVSYELGKPRYTPDECRQLRLTYGMPFRVRVRLTRKNTDVMTEDAIYLGEIPIMMGGGEFIINGAERVIVNQLHRSPGVDFVKVQAEGDRALHACRIIPERGSWIEIVVTKRDLLAVRIDQSAKIPATTLLRAMDDKYGSNEAIVKAFYGDKIRNARPASLKPEMYVVSDIVDDESGDVLVKGGCQIGDAIGRIQKMGLKSVAVIENVSDPLVLNTMAEDGCSDYEGALLRVYAKLRPGNPPQKEKAEKLLHEKFFDENRYRLGRVGRFRLNRKFNQDVAETEMTLRVEDFVNSLKYLLLLRSGEASYEVDDIDHLGNRRLRTIDELAADEMRKGFLKLRRTVQERMSLKDPETIEKIAELVNSKSISSSIEFFFGRGELSQVVDQTNPLSQLTHERRLSALGPGGLNRKRAGFEVRDVHISHYGRICPIETPEGTNIGLIASLSIYSTIDEYGFLVTPYRKVSRGKVNGETAMLRADEEMMTVLAPPEVADPQTGKLHDGASLARIKGDLAMADAKQIEYVDISPKQTVGVSASLIPFLEHDDANRALMGSNMQRQAVPLLRAEPPIVATGMEKEVPLNSGMVIRTRKGGTVTAVDAKRIEIDGTEEYVLRKFQGLNERTCLNQKPLAKLGQKVEKGQIIADGPACKNGELALGRNVLVGFMTYDGYNFEDAILISERLLKDDVFTSIHIDEYDIEIRETKLGREEFTRDIPNVSERALANLDENGIVRIGTRVGPGDILVGKVSPKSKSELSPEEKLLHAIFGRAGEDVKNDSLELPAGEEGVVIDTKWFSRRTHLTDEQKKQLQKQMRDYRKVQDDKVVDIFRKMCAEVERSTGQVMVDPATKQKVGHSESNEVIMEQVDSFTTQMAGGDVKWLKSASARAEAQKIIDRYWPRVLEIIEERDRKLAQMKRGDELPSGVLEMVKVYVATKRHLGVGDKMAGRHGNKGVIARILPEEDMPFLEDGIPVDILLNPLGVPSRMNVGQILETHLGWAAAILGFQAVTPVFDGAKEKEILESVKEANQRVRERREQKEAIQKAGDTREVMVEMPRDHKVRLYDGRTGEPFDRPVTVGLIYMMKLHHLVDDKIHARSTGPYSLITQQPLGGKARTGGQRFGEMEVWGLEAYGAAYVLQELLTVKSDDVEGRTKIYESMVKGTNTLEAGTPVSFDVLCNEIKGLGMNIQLEKKHLI; from the coding sequence ATGGGTATGCTGAACTTGAAGCATGTTCGGAGTTTCGGTCGCTTGGGCGACTCCCTCCCCATCCCTCCCCTGACGGAAATCCAGACGCAGTCCTACGCGCGGTTTCTTCAGGCAGAGGTGGAGCCCGGCAAACGCAAAGCCGAAGGGCTCGAGGCGCTGTTGCGGGAAGTGTTTCCGATCGAGAGCTATGACGGAAACATGTCACTCCAGTACGTTTCTTATGAGTTGGGCAAACCACGATATACCCCCGACGAGTGCCGCCAACTCCGTTTGACCTACGGCATGCCGTTCCGGGTACGGGTCCGCCTCACCCGGAAGAACACCGACGTCATGACCGAAGACGCCATCTACCTGGGCGAAATCCCCATTATGATGGGCGGTGGTGAGTTCATCATCAACGGCGCGGAGCGGGTCATCGTCAACCAGCTTCACCGCTCACCGGGCGTGGACTTCGTCAAGGTCCAGGCCGAGGGCGACCGAGCCCTGCACGCCTGCCGCATCATCCCCGAACGCGGGAGCTGGATCGAGATCGTGGTCACCAAGCGCGACCTGCTGGCCGTTCGCATCGACCAGTCTGCGAAGATCCCCGCGACCACGCTGTTGCGGGCCATGGACGACAAGTACGGCTCCAACGAGGCCATCGTCAAGGCGTTCTATGGCGACAAGATCCGCAATGCTCGCCCCGCTTCGCTCAAGCCGGAGATGTACGTGGTGAGCGACATCGTGGACGACGAGTCCGGCGATGTGCTGGTCAAGGGCGGCTGCCAGATTGGCGACGCGATCGGGCGCATTCAGAAGATGGGTCTCAAAAGCGTGGCGGTCATCGAGAACGTCTCCGATCCGCTGGTCCTGAACACCATGGCCGAAGACGGCTGCAGCGACTACGAAGGCGCGTTGCTCCGGGTCTACGCGAAGCTCCGGCCGGGCAACCCCCCGCAGAAGGAGAAGGCCGAGAAGCTGCTCCACGAAAAATTCTTCGACGAGAACCGCTATCGCCTCGGGCGGGTCGGCCGATTCCGTCTCAACCGCAAGTTCAACCAGGACGTCGCCGAGACAGAGATGACTTTGCGGGTCGAGGATTTCGTCAACTCGCTGAAGTACCTGCTGCTGCTGCGGAGCGGCGAGGCATCCTACGAGGTCGATGACATCGACCACCTGGGCAACCGCCGCCTTCGGACCATCGACGAGCTGGCTGCCGACGAGATGCGCAAGGGATTCCTCAAGCTCCGCCGCACGGTCCAGGAGCGCATGAGCCTCAAGGACCCCGAGACCATCGAGAAAATCGCCGAGCTGGTGAACTCGAAGAGCATCTCGTCAAGCATCGAGTTCTTCTTCGGCCGGGGCGAACTGTCCCAGGTTGTGGACCAGACCAACCCGCTCAGCCAGCTCACCCACGAGCGGCGTCTGAGTGCGTTGGGCCCGGGTGGTCTGAACCGAAAGCGAGCGGGATTTGAAGTCCGCGACGTACATATCAGCCACTACGGCCGGATTTGCCCGATCGAGACGCCGGAAGGCACGAACATCGGTCTCATCGCTTCACTGAGCATCTACAGCACCATCGACGAGTACGGCTTCCTGGTCACCCCTTACCGCAAGGTCAGCCGGGGCAAGGTCAACGGCGAGACGGCCATGCTCCGGGCCGACGAAGAGATGATGACCGTGTTGGCCCCGCCGGAGGTGGCTGATCCCCAGACCGGAAAGCTCCACGATGGCGCGTCGCTCGCCCGGATCAAGGGCGACTTGGCCATGGCCGACGCCAAGCAGATCGAGTACGTGGATATCTCCCCGAAGCAGACCGTGGGCGTGTCCGCCTCGCTCATCCCGTTTCTCGAGCACGACGATGCCAACCGTGCCCTGATGGGTTCGAACATGCAACGCCAGGCGGTGCCCCTGCTGCGTGCCGAGCCGCCAATCGTGGCGACCGGCATGGAGAAGGAGGTTCCGCTGAACAGCGGCATGGTGATCCGGACCCGCAAGGGCGGCACCGTAACCGCAGTGGATGCCAAGCGGATCGAGATCGACGGGACCGAGGAGTATGTGCTCCGCAAGTTCCAGGGTCTCAACGAGCGCACTTGCCTGAACCAGAAGCCGCTGGCCAAGCTCGGCCAGAAGGTCGAGAAGGGCCAGATCATCGCTGACGGGCCGGCCTGCAAGAACGGCGAGCTGGCCCTGGGACGGAACGTACTCGTCGGCTTCATGACCTACGACGGGTACAACTTCGAAGACGCCATCCTGATTAGCGAACGGCTGCTCAAGGACGACGTGTTCACCAGCATCCACATCGACGAGTATGACATCGAGATCCGAGAGACCAAGCTGGGCCGCGAGGAGTTCACCCGGGATATCCCCAACGTCTCCGAGCGGGCCCTGGCCAACCTGGACGAGAACGGCATCGTCCGGATCGGCACCCGCGTCGGACCAGGCGACATCCTGGTCGGCAAGGTGAGCCCCAAGAGTAAGAGTGAACTGTCGCCCGAGGAGAAACTCCTGCACGCGATCTTCGGCCGGGCGGGCGAGGACGTGAAAAACGACTCCCTCGAACTGCCCGCCGGCGAGGAAGGGGTAGTCATCGACACCAAGTGGTTCAGCCGTCGGACCCACCTGACCGACGAGCAGAAGAAGCAGCTGCAGAAACAGATGCGCGACTATCGCAAGGTTCAGGACGACAAGGTGGTGGACATCTTCCGCAAGATGTGCGCCGAGGTCGAGCGATCCACCGGCCAGGTGATGGTCGACCCCGCCACCAAGCAGAAGGTCGGCCACTCGGAATCCAACGAGGTCATCATGGAGCAGGTGGACAGCTTCACCACCCAGATGGCCGGTGGCGACGTCAAGTGGCTCAAGTCGGCGTCTGCCAGGGCCGAGGCCCAGAAGATCATCGATCGCTACTGGCCGCGCGTCCTGGAGATCATCGAGGAGCGCGACCGCAAGCTCGCTCAGATGAAGCGCGGCGATGAGCTGCCGTCCGGCGTGCTCGAGATGGTCAAGGTCTACGTGGCCACCAAGCGGCACCTGGGCGTCGGGGACAAGATGGCCGGTCGCCACGGTAACAAGGGCGTGATCGCCCGCATCCTCCCCGAGGAGGACATGCCCTTCCTCGAGGACGGCATCCCGGTGGATATCCTCCTGAATCCGCTGGGCGTGCCTTCGCGTATGAACGTCGGCCAGATCCTCGAGACCCATCTGGGCTGGGCGGCCGCGATCCTCGGTTTCCAGGCCGTGACCCCGGTGTTCGACGGGGCCAAGGAGAAGGAAATCCTCGAGAGCGTCAAGGAAGCCAATCAGCGGGTCAGGGAACGCCGCGAGCAGAAAGAGGCCATCCAGAAGGCCGGCGACACCCGCGAAGTGATGGTCGAAATGCCTCGCGATCACAAGGTCCGGCTCTATGACGGCCGCACCGGCGAGCCGTTCGATCGCCCGGTCACGGTGGGCCTGATCTACATGATGAAACTGCACCACTTGGTGGATGACAAGATCCACGCCCGCTCCACGGGCCCGTACTCGCTGATCACCCAGCAGCCGCTGGGCGGCAAGGCTCGCACGGGCGGCCAGCGCTTCGGCGAGATGGAAGTCTGGGGTCTGGAAGCCTACGGCGCCGCCTACGTGCTCCAGGAACTGCTGACCGTCAAGAGCGACGACGTTGAAGGTCGTACCAAGATCTACGAGTCGATGGTCAAGGGTACCAATACGCTCGAAGCGGGTACACCCGTGTCGTTCGACGTGCTCTGCAACGAGATCAAAGGGCTGGGCATGAATATCCAGCTCGAGAAGAAACACCTGATCTGA